In a single window of the Gossypium hirsutum isolate 1008001.06 chromosome A13, Gossypium_hirsutum_v2.1, whole genome shotgun sequence genome:
- the LOC107912933 gene encoding post-GPI attachment to proteins factor 3 gives MMIDRYSIALFLVFSYLVGLLDASAGDADPRYRGCVAECEKTGCAGGTCFPHCKFPSDGVANDGPWYMQEPLYLKWKQWDCQSDCRYNCMIDREKEREAVGHGPVKYHGKWPFTRVFGIQEPASVAFSALNLAMHFHGWLSFFILLYYNLPLRQDKKAYYEYASLWHIYGLLAMNSWLWSAVFHSRDVDLTEKLDYSSAVALLGYSLIVSILRSFNVRVEAARVMVAAPFLAFVTTHILYLNFYTFDYGWNMKVCVAIGVAQLLIWAIWVGITHHPSRWKLWVVVVGGGLAMLLEIYDFPPYQGFFDAHAIWHATTIPLTCLWWSFIRDDAKFRTSILLKKAK, from the exons ATGATGATAGATCGTTATTCAATAGCTTTGTTTCTGGTTTTTTCATATCTTGTTGGCCTCTTGGATGCTAGCGCTGGTGATGCTGATCCACGTTACAG GGGTTGTGTGGCAGAATGCGAGAAAACTGGTTGTGCTGGGGGAACATGCTTTCCACACTGCAAGTTTCCTTCCGATGGTGTTGCCAATGATGGTCCATGGTATATGCAAGAGCCACTTTACTTGAAGTGGAAACAATGGGATTGCCAAAGTGACTGTCGTTACAATTGTATGATTGACAGAGAGAAAGAAAGGGAAGCAGTTGGTCATGGACCTGTCAAGTATCATGGTAAATGGCCCTTCACGCGAGTTTTTGGAATTCAG GAACCAGCTTCTGTAGCATTCTCTGCACTCAACCTAGCAATGCATTTTCATGGTTGGCTATCTTTCTTCATCCTTCTTTACTATAACTTGCCTTTGAGACAAGATAAGAAAGCATACTATGAATATGCAAGTTTGTGGCACATATATGGACTTTTGGCAATGAACTCATGGCTCTGGAGTGCTGTTTTCCACAGTCG TGATGTGGATTTAACAGAAAAGTTAGACTACTCATCTGCTGTGGCACTGCTTGGGTACTCTCTTATTGTATCCATACTAAGAAGTTTCAATGTGAGAGTTGAGGCTGCTAGAGTCATGGTTGCCGCTCCATTTCTTGCCTTTGTAACTACTCATATATTGTACCTCAACTTTTATACCTTTGACTATG GGTGGAACATGAAAGTTTGTGTAGCCATTGGGGTTGCTCAACTTCTCATTTGGGCAATCTGGGTTGGTATTACTCACCATCCTTCTCGCTGGAAGTTGTGGGTGGTGGTGGTTGGAGGGGGGCTTGCAATGCTTTTGGAGATCTATGATTTCCCTCCTTATCAAGGATTCTTTGATGCTCATGCTATATGGCATGCCACAACTATTCCACTTACCTGCCTGTGGTGGAGCTTCATTAGGGACGACGCAAAGTTTAGGACTTCTATCCTCCTTAAGAAGGCTAAGTAG